In a single window of the Streptacidiphilus sp. P02-A3a genome:
- a CDS encoding SagB/ThcOx family dehydrogenase — MTIEAPPGADQSYAPHPELLVYPLAPTEGAARVMVAETASARPPLVLRDPRVSLAITLLPDRGTRAEITARWAAQESLRPITDALWSALSEEGLLVPVGDVPAQAAAWRSFDWDEAYRYHSSTRDYPFLQMDQEGAFAADDARMEEYIGRSLPPALTLDLPTTAQPAEPAEPAGPRPAIPLRKIAEGESADALLAALTPEQRRGTEGLALLLDVCFGERTRRPFAVQGDFLRKAVPSGGARHPTEAFVALFPGGPLEPGTYHYNVEHHRLDLLRGGDHSAEFRAASFDLFDKYREGPFGLIVFCSLVERAMWRYRDARSARAPFIDIGHALMAYRTVIQRLGVGGYTYQKFHDRQIAALLGINVERLTPLFLGTLV; from the coding sequence ATGACCATCGAGGCGCCGCCGGGCGCAGACCAGTCCTACGCACCGCATCCCGAACTGCTCGTCTACCCGCTGGCGCCGACCGAGGGCGCCGCCCGGGTCATGGTGGCCGAGACCGCCTCGGCGCGGCCCCCGCTGGTCCTGCGCGACCCACGGGTCTCGCTGGCCATCACCCTGCTGCCGGACCGGGGCACCCGGGCGGAGATCACCGCCCGCTGGGCGGCGCAGGAGAGCCTGCGGCCGATCACCGACGCGCTGTGGTCCGCGCTGAGCGAGGAGGGGCTGCTGGTACCGGTCGGCGACGTGCCCGCGCAGGCGGCCGCCTGGCGCTCCTTCGACTGGGACGAGGCCTACCGCTACCACTCCTCGACCCGGGACTACCCCTTCCTCCAGATGGACCAGGAGGGGGCCTTCGCCGCGGACGACGCCCGGATGGAGGAGTACATCGGACGCAGCCTGCCGCCCGCGCTCACGCTGGACCTGCCGACCACGGCCCAACCCGCCGAACCGGCCGAACCCGCCGGGCCGCGACCCGCGATCCCGCTGCGCAAGATCGCGGAGGGCGAGTCGGCCGACGCCCTGCTCGCCGCCCTGACACCCGAGCAGCGCCGCGGGACCGAGGGCCTGGCGCTGCTCCTCGACGTCTGCTTCGGTGAGCGGACCAGGCGGCCGTTCGCGGTCCAGGGCGACTTCCTGCGCAAAGCCGTCCCGTCCGGTGGCGCCCGGCACCCCACCGAGGCCTTCGTGGCGCTGTTCCCCGGGGGCCCGCTGGAGCCGGGCACCTACCACTACAACGTCGAGCACCACCGGCTCGACCTACTGCGCGGCGGCGACCACTCGGCCGAGTTCCGGGCCGCGAGCTTCGACCTGTTCGACAAGTACCGGGAGGGCCCGTTCGGGCTGATCGTGTTCTGCTCGCTGGTGGAGCGGGCCATGTGGCGCTACCGGGACGCCCGTTCCGCCCGGGCCCCGTTCATCGACATCGGCCACGCCCTGATGGCGTACCGGACGGTGATCCAGCGGCTCGGCGTCGGCGGCTACACCTACCAGAAGTTCCACGACCGGCAGATCGCCGCACTGCTGGGCATCAACGTCGAGCGGCTGACCCCTCTCTTCCTCGGGACGCTGGTATGA
- a CDS encoding MFS transporter, which translates to MSEEAQRPRHSGWLLTALLGGMFLGNVDIAIVNIATPSIHEHLHASGAELELIVSGYTLTYAVLLITSARLGEMRGYRRMFLIGLALFTCASLACGLAPSSIVLVAARVVQGAGAALLTSQVLTGIQLNFKDEARSWALGLYTAVLSGSAVVGQVLGGVLVTANLFGTAWRPVFLINIPVGIGLFVVAWYFLPADGRRSTQRVDLAGVTALSAALLLLVLPMVLGRDAGWPIWTWLCFAASLPALGLFVLIERRVGRTGGQPLITLSLLRRPPVVWALLSQAATRATYFALLFVLALYLQQGLGKSAFYSGAVLVAWVAAFGVTGPLLRRVPDRARRLAAPVGTLLLALSFAGIGLGLRAGTTNGWLLTLLLGVGGLGYGAAFSGMLSHLTGSVEDRYAPDMSGLFNTTLQVGGVLGVAVFGTVYLNLAPNGGHDAAIHGFTVTTFTLAAVALVAAVLARVALASVPAEPVVQPASEDRARSRA; encoded by the coding sequence ATGAGCGAGGAAGCACAGCGGCCGCGGCACTCAGGGTGGCTGCTCACAGCACTGCTGGGTGGCATGTTCCTCGGGAATGTCGACATCGCGATCGTCAACATCGCCACGCCGTCGATCCACGAACACCTGCACGCGTCGGGCGCGGAACTTGAGCTCATCGTCTCCGGCTACACCCTCACCTACGCCGTCCTGCTGATCACCAGCGCCCGGCTGGGGGAGATGCGCGGCTACCGGCGGATGTTCCTGATCGGCCTGGCCCTGTTCACCTGCGCCTCGCTGGCCTGCGGCCTCGCGCCCTCGTCGATCGTGCTGGTGGCCGCCCGGGTGGTGCAGGGCGCCGGGGCGGCGCTGCTGACCTCGCAGGTGCTGACCGGCATCCAGCTGAACTTCAAGGACGAGGCCCGGAGTTGGGCGCTGGGCCTGTACACGGCGGTGCTCTCCGGCAGTGCGGTGGTCGGCCAGGTCCTGGGCGGCGTACTGGTGACCGCGAACCTGTTCGGAACCGCCTGGCGCCCGGTCTTCCTGATCAACATCCCGGTCGGCATCGGCCTGTTCGTCGTCGCCTGGTACTTCCTCCCGGCGGACGGCCGCCGCAGCACCCAGCGGGTGGACCTGGCCGGAGTGACCGCCCTGTCGGCGGCGCTGCTGCTGCTGGTGCTCCCGATGGTGCTGGGCCGCGACGCCGGGTGGCCGATCTGGACCTGGCTGTGCTTCGCGGCCAGCCTGCCCGCACTGGGGCTGTTCGTCCTGATCGAGCGGCGGGTCGGCCGGACCGGCGGGCAACCGCTGATCACCCTGTCCCTGCTGCGGCGCCCGCCGGTGGTCTGGGCCCTGCTGTCGCAGGCGGCGACCCGGGCCACCTACTTCGCCCTGCTCTTCGTGCTGGCGCTGTACCTCCAGCAGGGGCTGGGCAAGAGCGCCTTCTACTCCGGGGCGGTGCTGGTGGCCTGGGTGGCCGCCTTCGGCGTCACCGGCCCGCTGCTGCGCCGGGTACCCGATCGGGCCAGGCGACTGGCCGCGCCGGTCGGCACGCTGCTGCTGGCGCTCTCCTTCGCGGGCATCGGCCTGGGCCTGCGGGCCGGGACCACCAACGGCTGGCTGCTGACGCTGCTGCTCGGGGTCGGCGGCCTCGGCTACGGAGCGGCGTTCAGCGGCATGCTCAGCCACCTGACCGGCTCGGTCGAGGACCGGTACGCGCCGGACATGAGCGGGCTGTTCAACACCACCCTCCAGGTGGGCGGCGTGCTCGGGGTCGCCGTCTTCGGCACCGTCTACCTGAACCTGGCGCCGAACGGCGGACACGACGCCGCGATCCACGGCTTCACCGTCACCACCTTCACCCTGGCCGCGGTGGCCCTGGTGGCCGCGGTGCTGGCCAGGGTGGCGCTGGCGAGCGTCCCGGCCGAGCCGGTGGTCCAGCCCGCCTCCGAGGACCGCGCCCGCAGCCGCGCCTGA
- a CDS encoding TauD/TfdA family dioxygenase has product MTEQQPSPAPAPAPTLTPAPALTPVPVLPTGTGAGVRAVRFAAGTTGLLAAVDELTGGARLLRDVTIGMPGDGNAQLVAEQGDFWFHTDATFLPVPPRWMVIAVLEADGGGGLDLLPVELVEAAALSVPAAYLTPEGHRVAPVLEELPGDGVGRRIRYRKDRMRAAGPPAELEAAHAAVRAASAGAGFAGELRPGECLLVDNWTVLHRRRPFTGRRVIRRLWFDSAA; this is encoded by the coding sequence GTGACCGAGCAGCAGCCGAGCCCGGCCCCGGCCCCGGCCCCGACCCTGACCCCGGCCCCGGCCCTGACCCCGGTCCCGGTGCTGCCGACCGGGACCGGGGCGGGGGTCCGCGCGGTGCGCTTCGCCGCCGGGACGACCGGCCTGCTGGCCGCCGTCGACGAGCTCACCGGGGGCGCCCGGCTGCTGCGTGACGTCACCATCGGCATGCCCGGCGACGGAAACGCCCAACTGGTGGCGGAGCAGGGGGACTTCTGGTTCCACACGGACGCCACCTTCCTGCCGGTACCGCCGCGCTGGATGGTCATCGCGGTACTGGAGGCCGACGGCGGCGGCGGTCTGGACCTGTTGCCGGTCGAGCTGGTCGAGGCGGCGGCGCTGTCGGTCCCCGCCGCCTACCTCACCCCGGAGGGCCACCGGGTCGCACCGGTCCTCGAAGAGCTGCCGGGGGACGGCGTCGGCCGACGGATCCGCTACCGGAAGGACAGGATGCGGGCCGCGGGTCCCCCCGCCGAGCTGGAGGCGGCCCACGCGGCGGTGCGGGCCGCGTCCGCCGGTGCCGGCTTCGCCGGGGAGCTGCGGCCGGGGGAGTGCCTGCTGGTGGACAACTGGACCGTGCTGCACCGACGCCGCCCGTTCACCGGGCGCCGGGTGATCCGCCGACTCTGGTTCGACAGCGCCGCCTGA
- a CDS encoding class I adenylate-forming enzyme family protein, with the protein MPEDSATEPHWWGSELLARHPGGAVWAQAGYQVTYQRLRDQVGSLRRLFQAHGVRDGATVALQGTQSFTQVWSLFALWSLNAQVMLMGPGIRGRELERLLDQCRPQLYVSFADSGPGRRTFHDECEVYVRQLRGGRRAEGGHCLVHFTSGSTGFAKAVTRSPQSLLRELDTFRRIGGMAGPGSRVLLLGPVSHSFNLVGGLLHHLDVGAVSLFPPQTTRSSVIRTALRTGADTVFGAPGHFAALALGDRAVRLPRLRHAVSGGDRLDARVHARFAERYGVRIGQAYGTTETGILAADPTGWFAPGSVGMPAPGVQLRIFEGELRVRMDASPYPVPEAPPARFVPDGPTDGAGWFCTRDRAELDPLSGALRILDRFDPLADRRRLTRGRDHALLSDRTVSHPLTRGGAPATDLRGRDNSGRDVRS; encoded by the coding sequence ATGCCCGAGGACTCGGCCACCGAGCCCCACTGGTGGGGTTCCGAGCTGCTGGCCCGGCATCCGGGCGGCGCGGTCTGGGCTCAGGCCGGCTACCAGGTGACGTACCAGCGGCTGCGGGACCAGGTCGGCTCGCTGCGGCGGCTGTTCCAGGCGCACGGCGTGCGGGACGGGGCCACCGTGGCGCTCCAGGGCACCCAGAGCTTCACCCAGGTCTGGTCGCTGTTCGCGCTCTGGTCGCTGAACGCCCAGGTCATGCTGATGGGGCCGGGGATCCGCGGCCGCGAGCTGGAGCGGCTGCTGGACCAGTGCCGCCCGCAGCTGTACGTCTCCTTCGCCGACTCCGGGCCCGGTCGGCGGACCTTCCACGACGAGTGCGAGGTCTACGTCCGGCAGCTGCGCGGCGGGCGCCGCGCGGAGGGCGGGCACTGCCTGGTCCACTTCACCTCCGGCAGCACCGGGTTCGCCAAGGCGGTCACCCGCTCCCCGCAGTCGCTGCTGCGCGAACTGGACACCTTCCGCCGGATCGGCGGGATGGCCGGTCCGGGGTCGCGGGTGCTGCTGCTGGGGCCGGTGTCCCACTCCTTCAACCTGGTGGGCGGGCTGCTGCACCACCTGGACGTCGGGGCGGTGAGCCTCTTTCCGCCGCAGACCACGCGCTCCTCGGTGATCCGGACGGCGCTGCGGACCGGCGCCGACACCGTCTTCGGCGCTCCCGGGCACTTCGCCGCGCTGGCCCTGGGCGACCGGGCGGTGCGGCTGCCCCGGCTGCGCCACGCCGTCTCCGGTGGCGACCGGCTGGACGCACGGGTGCACGCCCGCTTCGCTGAGCGCTACGGCGTCCGCATCGGCCAGGCGTACGGCACCACCGAGACCGGGATCCTGGCGGCCGACCCCACCGGTTGGTTCGCGCCCGGGTCGGTCGGCATGCCCGCCCCCGGCGTACAACTCCGGATCTTCGAAGGGGAGTTGCGGGTCCGCATGGACGCCTCGCCGTACCCGGTGCCGGAGGCGCCGCCGGCGCGCTTCGTCCCGGACGGGCCGACCGACGGCGCCGGTTGGTTCTGCACCAGGGACCGGGCGGAACTCGACCCGCTCAGCGGCGCCCTGCGCATCCTCGACCGGTTCGACCCGCTGGCGGACCGGCGCCGACTGACCCGGGGCAGGGACCACGCGCTGCTCTCGGACCGGACCGTCTCGCACCCGCTCACCCGCGGCGGAGCGCCCGCCACCGACCTGCGGGGGCGGGACAACAGCGGTAGGGACGTCAGGAGTTGA
- a CDS encoding fumarylacetoacetate hydrolase family protein — MKLLRYGQPGRERAGVLDRDGRVRDLSALHSDIRAESLSPEVLDRLRGIDPASLPLVDAAERIGPCVSGVSKVVCIGLNYRDHANETGKPIPTEPVVFMKATTSISGPNDDVVLPRDAEKGDWEVELGIVIGRKAQYVAEEDWLSHVAGFCVVNDVSERAFQVERGGQWVKGKSSDTFCPLGPWLVTPDEVPDPQALELVAEVSGEIMQEGSTSDMIFSCAEIVSYVSRFMTLLPGDVIATGTPAGVGFARNRFLKPGDSMRLSVSGLGEQYQRVVAYEDSAR, encoded by the coding sequence GTGAAGTTGCTGCGCTACGGACAGCCGGGACGTGAGCGGGCTGGGGTGCTCGACCGCGACGGGCGGGTGCGTGACCTCTCCGCTCTCCATTCCGACATCAGGGCGGAGAGCCTGTCGCCCGAGGTCCTCGACCGGTTGCGCGGGATCGACCCCGCGAGCCTGCCGTTGGTGGACGCCGCCGAGCGGATCGGGCCCTGTGTGTCCGGTGTCTCGAAGGTCGTCTGCATCGGGCTCAACTACCGCGACCACGCGAACGAGACGGGCAAGCCCATCCCCACCGAACCGGTCGTCTTCATGAAGGCGACCACCTCCATCTCCGGCCCGAACGACGACGTGGTGCTGCCCAGGGACGCCGAGAAGGGCGACTGGGAGGTCGAACTCGGCATCGTGATCGGGCGGAAGGCGCAGTACGTGGCCGAGGAGGACTGGCTGAGCCACGTGGCCGGGTTCTGCGTGGTGAACGACGTGTCCGAGCGGGCCTTCCAGGTCGAGCGCGGCGGACAGTGGGTGAAGGGCAAGAGCAGCGACACCTTCTGCCCGCTCGGGCCCTGGCTGGTGACGCCGGACGAGGTGCCGGACCCGCAGGCGCTGGAGCTGGTCGCCGAGGTGAGCGGCGAGATCATGCAGGAGGGCTCGACCTCCGACATGATCTTCAGCTGCGCCGAGATCGTCTCCTACGTCAGCCGCTTCATGACGCTGCTGCCCGGGGACGTCATCGCCACCGGCACGCCCGCCGGGGTGGGCTTCGCCCGCAACCGCTTCCTGAAGCCCGGGGACAGCATGCGGCTGTCGGTGTCCGGCCTCGGCGAGCAGTACCAGCGCGTGGTGGCGTACGAGGACAGCGCCCGCTGA
- a CDS encoding nitroreductase family protein, with the protein MTTTADPTAPDRTRPTRLVTSPLFFAHEQRDGQQCALGLARRERLRSVGARAWELLHFHLEPRTAEASAAAGFTPAECAQALGSGLVVDADADATRDMFRWESNRWSRAAYLLYSQQDLRYVEPVSEDAKLSELSAFRRGQIADFQAEAGYPERFRVDPVAEFPLPVPEQPITYSLDSMLARRSVRKFAATPVTAGTLGAVLHHATANVRLAERSKASGDPYYLLNSFYTWLHVYVAVQGVEGVPRGIYQYDPARNTLLATGGDPSDEELASTIQGQNWIGGGGASVFVVVQWDRYQWLYRHSRAYLNLLIQIGEFGQELLQAGYQLGLAGWLTPAVAESRAASLLGLDQVGSDADAMYYLKLGYPG; encoded by the coding sequence ATGACCACGACCGCAGACCCGACCGCCCCGGACCGCACCCGGCCCACCAGGCTGGTCACCTCCCCGCTGTTCTTCGCCCACGAGCAGCGCGACGGCCAACAGTGCGCGCTGGGGCTCGCCCGCCGCGAGCGGCTGCGATCCGTCGGCGCGCGGGCCTGGGAGCTGCTGCACTTCCACCTCGAACCGCGCACCGCCGAGGCGAGCGCGGCCGCGGGCTTCACCCCGGCGGAGTGCGCGCAGGCGCTCGGCTCGGGCCTGGTGGTGGACGCCGACGCGGACGCCACCAGGGACATGTTCCGCTGGGAGTCCAACCGCTGGTCCCGGGCGGCCTACCTGCTCTACTCGCAGCAGGACCTCCGCTACGTCGAACCGGTCAGCGAGGACGCGAAGCTGAGTGAGCTGTCCGCCTTCCGACGCGGCCAGATCGCGGACTTCCAGGCCGAGGCGGGCTATCCGGAGCGCTTCCGGGTCGACCCGGTCGCCGAGTTCCCGCTCCCGGTACCGGAGCAGCCGATCACCTACAGCCTGGACTCGATGCTGGCCAGGCGCAGCGTGCGCAAGTTCGCCGCCACCCCGGTCACCGCCGGGACGCTGGGCGCGGTGCTCCACCACGCCACCGCCAACGTCCGGCTGGCCGAGCGGTCCAAGGCGTCCGGCGACCCGTACTACCTGCTCAACTCCTTCTACACCTGGCTGCACGTGTACGTGGCGGTGCAGGGGGTCGAGGGCGTGCCGCGCGGGATCTACCAGTACGACCCGGCCCGCAACACGCTGCTGGCCACCGGCGGGGATCCGAGTGACGAGGAGCTGGCGAGCACCATCCAGGGGCAGAACTGGATCGGCGGCGGCGGCGCGAGCGTCTTCGTCGTCGTGCAGTGGGACCGCTACCAGTGGCTGTACCGGCACTCCCGGGCCTACCTCAACCTCCTGATCCAGATCGGGGAGTTCGGGCAGGAGCTGCTCCAGGCCGGGTACCAGCTGGGCCTCGCCGGATGGCTGACCCCCGCGGTCGCCGAGAGCCGGGCGGCGTCGCTGCTGGGGCTGGACCAGGTCGGCAGCGACGCGGACGCGATGTACTACCTGAAGCTCGGGTACCCCGGGTGA
- a CDS encoding bifunctional 2-polyprenyl-6-hydroxyphenol methylase/3-demethylubiquinol 3-O-methyltransferase UbiG — protein sequence MNQSVRSSHDTRSAAARPFNTHMHRVIEPVLALPSGSAVLDIGCGDGAVGRWLAGRGRHHVLGIDLDLPDRAATGGRRPLPDGGSLELRKADLADIPQQRRYDGVLLLGVLHYAGSADGVRRMLAAADALGTPDAPLALSWICDEVPLTYEEAYLPGRGLVEAVLADLGRTATTAWSREVTHAHGGSPEHDHRIVYGSWQRP from the coding sequence ATGAACCAGTCCGTCCGCAGCTCCCACGACACCCGCTCCGCCGCCGCCCGTCCGTTCAACACCCATATGCACCGGGTCATCGAACCCGTCCTCGCCCTGCCGAGCGGCTCCGCCGTCCTCGACATCGGCTGCGGGGACGGCGCGGTCGGCCGGTGGCTGGCCGGGCGGGGGCGGCACCACGTCCTCGGCATCGACCTCGACCTGCCCGACCGGGCAGCCACCGGCGGTCGCCGACCACTGCCCGACGGCGGCTCCCTGGAACTGCGGAAGGCCGACCTGGCGGACATCCCGCAGCAGCGCCGCTATGACGGCGTCCTGCTCCTGGGCGTCCTGCACTACGCGGGCAGCGCCGACGGCGTCCGCCGGATGCTCGCGGCCGCGGACGCCCTGGGCACCCCTGACGCGCCGCTGGCGCTGAGCTGGATCTGCGACGAGGTGCCGCTGACCTACGAAGAGGCCTATCTGCCCGGCCGCGGCCTGGTGGAGGCGGTACTGGCCGACCTCGGCCGGACGGCCACGACGGCATGGAGCCGCGAGGTGACCCACGCGCACGGCGGCAGTCCCGAGCACGACCACCGCATCGTCTACGGCAGCTGGCAGCGCCCCTGA
- a CDS encoding carbonic anhydrase: MTSIFDTPAEALEVLLDGNRRFVAGTSEHPNQDAARRAELTPGQRPFAVLLGCSDSRLAAEIIFDRGLGDLFVVRTAGHVLGAEVLGSIEYGTSVLDCRLVVVLGHDSCGAVAAARAAVEDGLTTSGYVRDVVERVTPSVLAARAAGLRADSDFIDVHVQHTVDLLLDRSRLLAEQVASGHTAVVGLAYQLAEGNTRVVTAHGLPTARDAAPAQG; this comes from the coding sequence ATGACCAGCATTTTCGACACCCCCGCCGAGGCCCTTGAGGTCCTGCTCGACGGCAACCGCCGGTTCGTGGCCGGTACCAGCGAGCACCCGAACCAGGACGCCGCCAGGCGCGCCGAGCTCACCCCCGGTCAGCGGCCGTTCGCGGTCCTGCTGGGCTGCTCGGACTCCCGCCTGGCCGCCGAGATCATCTTCGACCGGGGTCTGGGTGACCTGTTCGTGGTGCGCACCGCCGGGCACGTGCTCGGGGCCGAGGTGCTGGGGAGCATCGAGTACGGCACCAGCGTGCTGGACTGCCGACTGGTCGTGGTCCTGGGCCACGACTCCTGCGGCGCGGTGGCCGCCGCCCGGGCCGCCGTCGAGGACGGGCTGACCACCAGCGGCTACGTCCGCGACGTCGTCGAGCGGGTCACCCCGAGCGTCCTGGCCGCGCGGGCCGCCGGTCTGCGGGCGGACAGCGACTTCATAGACGTGCACGTCCAGCACACGGTGGACCTGCTGCTCGACCGCTCCCGGCTGCTGGCCGAGCAGGTGGCCTCCGGCCACACCGCGGTCGTCGGCCTGGCCTACCAGCTCGCCGAGGGCAACACCCGGGTGGTCACCGCCCACGGCCTGCCCACGGCGCGGGACGCCGCCCCGGCCCAGGGCTGA
- a CDS encoding AfsR/SARP family transcriptional regulator, whose protein sequence is MFVGVLGPLYISLEGVSGHVELAPKPRTALAVLMANAGVVVPASSLVREVWGDDPPVSGLRNIQTYVLQSRKVLARFTGKPARAVAGELLMTRPGGYVFSDACAQFDYDHYGHLVAEGRDAIRRGDPERGVPLLDRALRLWRGPAFVDVVTGCILEAQRRKWEESKLAVIETLSSAKIEMGQHYEAAADLTACVFEHPLHEGLHYQYMRALSMAGDRAHALDVFSQLRLNLVAELGIEPSDVMRELQYSILNS, encoded by the coding sequence ATGTTCGTAGGAGTGCTCGGACCCCTGTATATCTCCCTCGAAGGCGTGTCGGGACACGTCGAACTCGCCCCCAAGCCACGGACCGCGCTCGCCGTGCTCATGGCCAACGCCGGCGTGGTCGTGCCCGCATCATCCCTGGTCCGCGAGGTGTGGGGGGACGATCCCCCGGTGAGTGGACTCAGGAACATCCAGACCTACGTCCTCCAGTCGCGCAAGGTGCTGGCACGGTTCACCGGAAAGCCGGCGCGGGCCGTCGCAGGTGAACTCCTGATGACCAGGCCGGGTGGATATGTCTTCAGCGACGCGTGCGCACAGTTCGACTACGACCACTACGGCCATCTCGTGGCCGAGGGGCGGGACGCGATCAGGCGCGGTGATCCGGAAAGAGGAGTGCCGCTGCTCGACCGGGCGCTGCGATTATGGCGCGGCCCGGCATTCGTGGACGTGGTGACCGGGTGCATCCTTGAGGCGCAGCGGCGGAAATGGGAGGAGTCGAAACTCGCGGTGATCGAGACCCTCTCCAGTGCGAAGATCGAAATGGGTCAGCACTACGAGGCCGCGGCCGACCTCACCGCCTGCGTCTTCGAGCATCCGCTGCACGAGGGGCTGCACTACCAGTACATGCGGGCGCTCAGCATGGCCGGTGACCGGGCGCACGCGCTCGACGTGTTCAGCCAGCTGCGGCTGAATCTGGTCGCCGAGCTCGGCATCGAACCCAGCGACGTGATGCGGGAGTTGCAGTACAGCATCCTCAACTCCTGA
- a CDS encoding VOC family protein: MEENPPTRQPNRRTDLLGVHSLDHFSLTVPDLAQAESFYRTFGLATADQGSALGLYTDGHPHRWGSLTEGPAKKLRHLSFGVYADDLPRFERRLERLGVPRLAPPPGADGDGLWFHDCDGLLIELRDAQKSSPDEKSRTHMPVSPPGVRCAPLRDETTEVRPRRLQHVLIFTRDVNRVVEFYARTLGLRLSDQAGDVAFMHGVHGSDHHLLAFAGSDRPGFHHCSWDVSSVHEVGLGAMQMADQGFHAGWGLGRHVLGSNYFHYVRDPWGSYSEYSAAMDYIPCDMDWTARQHQPENGFFLWGPEPPKDFAVNGESDQWA; the protein is encoded by the coding sequence ATGGAAGAGAACCCGCCCACCCGACAGCCCAATCGACGCACCGACCTGCTCGGCGTGCACTCGCTCGACCACTTCAGCCTCACCGTTCCCGACCTGGCCCAGGCGGAGAGCTTCTACCGGACCTTCGGCCTGGCCACGGCCGACCAGGGGAGCGCGCTGGGCCTGTACACGGACGGCCACCCGCACCGCTGGGGCAGCCTCACCGAGGGGCCCGCCAAGAAGCTGCGGCACCTCTCGTTCGGCGTCTACGCCGACGACCTGCCGCGCTTCGAGCGCAGGCTGGAGCGGCTGGGCGTGCCGCGGCTGGCGCCGCCGCCCGGCGCCGACGGCGACGGCCTGTGGTTCCACGACTGCGACGGCCTGCTGATCGAGCTCAGGGACGCCCAGAAGAGCTCACCGGACGAGAAGTCGCGGACCCACATGCCGGTCTCCCCGCCCGGGGTGCGCTGCGCCCCGCTGCGCGACGAGACCACCGAGGTCAGGCCGCGCCGGCTCCAGCACGTGCTGATCTTCACCCGCGACGTGAACCGGGTCGTCGAGTTCTACGCCAGGACGCTCGGCCTGCGGCTCTCGGACCAGGCCGGTGACGTGGCCTTCATGCACGGCGTGCACGGCAGCGACCACCACCTGCTGGCCTTCGCCGGGTCGGACCGACCCGGATTCCACCACTGCAGCTGGGACGTCTCCTCGGTCCACGAGGTCGGCCTCGGCGCGATGCAGATGGCCGACCAGGGGTTCCACGCGGGCTGGGGGCTGGGGCGGCACGTCCTCGGATCGAACTACTTCCACTACGTCCGCGACCCCTGGGGCAGCTACTCGGAGTACTCGGCGGCCATGGACTACATCCCCTGCGACATGGACTGGACGGCCCGGCAGCACCAGCCGGAGAACGGTTTCTTCCTCTGGGGCCCGGAACCGCCGAAGGACTTCGCGGTGAACGGGGAGTCCGACCAGTGGGCCTGA